In Populus nigra chromosome 1, ddPopNigr1.1, whole genome shotgun sequence, one genomic interval encodes:
- the LOC133700649 gene encoding embryo-specific protein ATS3B-like, protein MIDGKALVTFWLYLAVVFTPPQAKSTITQPQPLTSFKINTTLQNTASSCSYTVTIRTSCSSSRYTRDRISLAFGDAYGYQVYVPRLDDPRSRTFESCSADTFHIDGPCTYQICYVYLYRNGYDGWKPESITISGYYTSSVTFYYNTFIPNAVWYGFNHCNAASSSA, encoded by the exons ATGATCGACGGCAAAGCACTGGTGACTTTTTGGCTGTATTTGGCTGTTGTATTCACACCTCCACAAGCCAAGTCAACGATTACACAGCCACAGCCCCTCACTTCCTTCAAGATCAACACTACACTGCAG AATACTGCAAGCAGCTGTTCTTACACGGTGACAATAAGAACAAGCTGTTCTTCAAGTCGGTATACACGTGATCGGATCAGCCTTGCATTTGGAGATGCTTATGGGTATCAG GTATATGTTCCGAGACTTGATGATCCACGTTCAAGAACATTTGAGAGTTGCTCAGCTGATACATTTCACATTGATGGGCCGTGTACATACCAGATCTGCTATGTGTACCTCTACAGAAATGGCTACGATGGCTGGAAACCTGAGTCTATCACCATATCTGGCTATTACACTTCTTCTGTTACATTTTACTACAACACATTCATCCCTAATGCTGTTTGGTATGGCTTTAATCATTGTAATGCTGCTTCTTCTTCCGCTTGA